In Prunus dulcis chromosome 1, ALMONDv2, whole genome shotgun sequence, the following are encoded in one genomic region:
- the LOC117633362 gene encoding transcription factor bHLH145 — translation MGEDFGTWIPQLHLGWQPPDPNSFGAPLGLGQQNFISAYGNPGTNMPVPNGTSPAYASPELPHPQLGRPNEPHGWFYCLPRIRQAFVPAAHSVLREKLSACRYESPGDTLVPNADSVCEQKRLLVNNSSGDQTTFVFGSGIVNPLLCRTSWNPKQQGAYYLNGDDPQTGRDLKNLSGANLTDELKGNDESGAQSEMHEDTEELNALLYSDGDSDYTEEDEEVTSTGHSPSTMTVHDKKNWFEERTEEVASSAGVTKKRKLFDGGYGEVPSIMDTASSMKPNRSLELEDDAESSCACNRSSGFREVDSLSSNKKMRKEKIRETVNILQNIIPGGKGKDAMVVLDEAIHYLKSLKLKAKAFGLDSL, via the coding sequence ATGGGTGAAGATTTTGGAACGTGGATTCCTCAGCTGCATCTTGGCTGGCAACctcccgatccaaattccttcGGTGCTCCACTTGGCTTGGGGCAACAAAACTTCATTTCTGCATATGGTAACCCTGGCACTAATATGCCTGTGCCAAATGGTACTTCGCCAGCATATGCATCTCCTGAGTTGCCCCATCCACAACTTGGCAGACCAAATGAACCTCACGGTTGGTTCTATTGCTTACCCCGTATCAGACAGGCCTTCGTGCCTGCTGCACACTCTGTTCTCAGAGAGAAACTTTCTGCTTGCCGTTATGAAAGTCCGGGGGACACATTGGTACCCAATGCAGACTCTGTCTGTGAACAGAAGAGACTCCTTGTTAACAATTCGTCAGGGGATCAAACAACTTTTGTCTTTGGTTCTGGGATTGTGAATCCTTTGCTGTGCCGTACTTCTTGGAATCCAAAGCAGCAAGGGGCTTATTATTTGAACGGGGATGATCCTCAAACTGGAAGAGATTTGAAAAATCTATCAGGAGCAAATTTGACTGATGAGCTGAAAGGAAACGATGAAAGTGGTGCTCAAAGTGAGATGCATGAGGACACAGAAGAACTGAATGCCTTGCTCTACTCAGATGGTGATAGTGATTATACGGAAGAGGACGAAGAAGTTACTAGCACAGGTCATTCCCCTAGTACAATGACAGTTCATGATAAGAAAAATTGGTTTGAAGAAAGGACCGAAGAAGTTGCTAGTTCTGCTGGAGTGACTAAAAAGCGGAAGCTATTTGATGGAGGTTATGGTGAGGTACCATCCATAATGGACACTGCGAGTTCCATGAAACCCAACCGATCGTTGGAGTTAGAGGATGATGCAGAATCCAGTTGTGCCTGCAACCGAAGTTCTGGGTTCAGAGAAGTGGATTCCTTATCCAGcaacaagaaaatgagaaaggaaaaaatacgCGAAACTGTGAACATTCTGCAGAACATAATTCCTGGCGGCAAGGGGAAGGATGCAATGGTGGTGCTTGACGAAGCAATCCACTATTTAAAGTCATTGAAGCTCAAAGCCAAAGCCTTCGGACTTGATTCTCTCTGA